TAATATACTTGTCAAACAAAATGACGAGGATAACATATTTATCGAAATAATGGAGAATACATATCTCAATTACTCCCGCCTCGCCAAAAAAGAACTCGATGGTATAGAATGTAATCATCACTCTAAAAAGATACTTCAGGATCTGACAAATCTTAGTTCATTCTCTTAGGAAGCCTGCTACAGCTTATGACTCTAATATTAGTAACCCGTTATCGAAAACTATTCAAATAACTGGCAATATAAAGAGTTAAATGATTACAGTAAACATTAGACATACAATTTGTTACTAATTAATAAAGACGTTAGAAACCAAACCTAACATAATTCTCTTGAACTCCAGGAGACATTCTCAATGCCGTGCAGTAAATATCTAAAAATTCTTTGACCTCGTTCTAAAGTAGAATGTCTTTAGAATTATACGAGATTAACTAGATTTTGATGTCGACTAGAAAATAGAAATTCACCCCTCTAAAAAAGGTCACCTATTTCAAAACTTTTCTTGCAAAACCTAGGTACGTCGTATGCCCGATCATTCTCATTGATGGACGCGTTTTCCCTTCTCTGGCCTCTATTTTACGGATGAATGTTTCTACACAATCGGAATCGATAAAACCACCATGAAAGAAATGAGTTGCCAAGTTTTCCAATTGATTCATTGTAGGACATATACAAACTACCGAAGCTCCGCTCTTCATAGACGGATAAATAATGTCCAAATAATTCCAGGGATCACCAAGGTCGATAACGACCAAATCAACATCTCGGATTTGACCAATTTTCTCAGGGTCATATATCCCCTGAGTTACGTATGGATCCATGCTAGATTTTTCTAGATTCTTCTTTGCTATGGACATAAAATCCTCATTAACATCAAACGTATAAACGTGACCCTCCGGCATGACAATACTTGCAAGAAAGGTAGAAAGGGCAGCACTTCCCGTGCCTATTTCTAAGACTTTAGAACCATTTCTCAGTCCCGTTCTTGCCGCAATATATCCATAGTCCTTTGGGTATACTATTTGGGTGGTTCTCTGAGATTTCATTACGAAATCATATGTGTTTGGAGGCAAAAGGAAAATTTTTTTATCTTTATTCGTCAGAATATGTGAACCATATTCTAAACCAATCGTTGAACCCGCATCGATAATCCCCAGATGAGTATGCA
This Candidatus Nitrosocosmicus oleophilus DNA region includes the following protein-coding sequences:
- a CDS encoding tRNA (adenine-N1)-methyltransferase, encoding MIISEGSLVLFFFNSDKKWLIRIENEKKLHTHLGIIDAGSTIGLEYGSHILTNKDKKIFLLPPNTYDFVMKSQRTTQIVYPKDYGYIAARTGLRNGSKVLEIGTGSAALSTFLASIVMPEGHVYTFDVNEDFMSIAKKNLEKSSMDPYVTQGIYDPEKIGQIRDVDLVVIDLGDPWNYLDIIYPSMKSGASVVCICPTMNQLENLATHFFHGGFIDSDCVETFIRKIEAREGKTRPSMRMIGHTTYLGFARKVLK